One Bacillus sp. FJAT-52991 genomic region harbors:
- a CDS encoding tyrosine-type recombinase/integrase → MGRRKNELNGRELDIVAQPVTRAILMFDDALGIFLDDAKRKGLRDFTIVYYRREINYFRNYLAREEKSLLIHEVVRQDVDEYVEYMQQVSGLKNGTINAKLRAIRALFHFLYENKYIAKNPMDKYSLLRERAGNIETFTVKQLQALLNAPDRRTFTGQRDYTFMLLLLETGIRLNEATGILIEDVKLSEGLIFIRQTKNHFHRYVPIQAKMREQLKRYIQIRGTSECNHLFVTIDDTPMSRGALQKIVGQYGKKAGVKGVRCSPHTLRHTFAKMSVMNGAGIFELQKILGHSTMEMVRTYVNLYSSEVYEKHKDFSPLNNL, encoded by the coding sequence ATGGGTCGTCGCAAGAACGAATTGAATGGACGCGAACTTGATATCGTAGCCCAGCCGGTAACACGCGCTATATTAATGTTTGATGATGCGCTTGGTATATTCCTAGACGATGCTAAACGGAAAGGGCTGCGAGATTTTACGATTGTTTATTATCGGCGTGAAATTAATTATTTCCGTAATTATCTCGCTCGAGAAGAAAAATCGTTATTAATTCACGAGGTAGTGCGACAAGATGTAGACGAATATGTCGAATATATGCAGCAAGTTAGCGGATTAAAGAACGGAACGATCAACGCCAAGTTGCGGGCTATTCGGGCGCTCTTTCATTTTTTATATGAAAACAAGTACATCGCTAAAAATCCGATGGATAAATACTCCTTGCTTCGCGAACGTGCTGGAAATATCGAAACATTTACGGTCAAGCAATTACAAGCGCTATTGAACGCGCCAGATCGTCGTACCTTTACAGGGCAGCGTGATTATACGTTTATGTTGCTATTACTTGAGACCGGAATCCGTTTGAATGAGGCGACAGGAATACTAATTGAGGATGTAAAGCTAAGCGAGGGTCTCATTTTTATACGTCAGACAAAGAATCATTTTCACCGTTATGTACCGATACAAGCGAAGATGCGCGAACAATTGAAGCGCTATATTCAAATACGCGGCACGTCCGAATGTAATCATTTATTTGTGACGATAGATGATACACCGATGTCTCGCGGCGCTTTGCAGAAGATAGTCGGTCAATATGGCAAGAAAGCTGGCGTTAAAGGAGTGCGCTGCTCGCCACATACTTTACGGCACACATTCGCCAAAATGTCCGTTATGAATGGGGCCGGTATATTCGAGCTACAAAAGATACTCGGTCATTCAACGATGGAAATGGTACGAACATACGTCAACTTATATTCAAGCGAAGTTTATGAGAAGCACAAGGATTTTTCGCCATTAAACAATTTATGA
- a CDS encoding helix-turn-helix domain-containing protein, which produces MTIILDNYKLFENKADLNEAVRLHLVANKYELNATAIKTLEVISRHAVKHGGAAWLKIDTLAGLIGKSAPTARRAVALLECLGIVERIAYMRPKSGGNGGNIIRILVIDCPEVIDRQESEKPCGASVEQPNEPKETINLKSYKSIKELNTYNKPSSPYKPFKSLVTAFIGDGYNRLINRLYGVWIAQTSYLKSSFDADDLLQTGLFAVKATFQATKRKSIRNLVGYYNGVLDRMLDRLYLEGKHAMEDDLS; this is translated from the coding sequence ATGACGATCATACTCGACAACTATAAATTATTCGAAAATAAAGCCGACCTAAACGAAGCAGTCCGTCTGCATTTGGTCGCCAATAAGTACGAACTAAACGCTACTGCAATCAAAACACTCGAAGTCATCAGCCGTCATGCTGTTAAACACGGTGGCGCTGCTTGGCTTAAAATCGACACGCTCGCAGGCTTGATCGGCAAATCTGCGCCGACAGCTCGTCGTGCTGTTGCGTTATTGGAGTGCTTGGGCATCGTTGAGCGTATCGCTTATATGCGTCCAAAAAGTGGCGGGAATGGCGGGAATATCATCCGCATTTTAGTAATTGATTGCCCGGAAGTGATTGACCGCCAAGAGTCCGAAAAGCCATGCGGAGCAAGCGTTGAGCAGCCGAATGAGCCGAAAGAAACCATTAATCTTAAAAGCTATAAATCTATTAAAGAACTTAATACGTATAATAAACCTTCTTCGCCCTATAAACCGTTCAAATCGCTTGTAACGGCATTTATTGGCGACGGTTATAATAGATTAATCAATCGCTTATACGGCGTATGGATTGCACAGACGTCTTATTTAAAGTCTTCTTTTGACGCTGATGACTTATTACAAACGGGCTTATTTGCCGTGAAAGCTACGTTCCAAGCAACCAAGAGGAAGTCTATACGCAATCTAGTAGGCTACTATAACGGCGTGCTTGATCGTATGTTGGATCGGTTATATCTCGAGGGCAAACACGCGATGGAGGATGATTTGAGTTGA